Proteins encoded within one genomic window of Rossellomorea vietnamensis:
- a CDS encoding NupC/NupG family nucleoside CNT transporter — MSLVYGILSLLGVLFLAWLLSSNRSAIQWRTIIIGICLEFLLVLFVLKVPFGQTVLKKAALGVQKVIDYSNEGIMFVFGGFFEKGTNISFVFAINVLGAIIFISALISALYYLRIIPFFVKYIGIGLGKILGTTKVESFNAIGNSFLGLAEAPLLIKPYLVKLTRSELFAVMVGGTASASGAILIGYSLMGIDMKFLLLSVFSVPIVSLVISKIIEPETEESQTNGDISLGKTTHTNVFEAISEGALSGTQLAINIGGLLIAFIGILAAVNGLLGLVDTSLSTVFGYIFYPLALLVGIPMDEAFRAASIIGTKLSVNEFVAYKELSGMMSELSPKTVAILSVALCNFANLSSIGQLIVGLGSLEPTQRPMVSKLSLKAILAGTLASFITAIIISIFL, encoded by the coding sequence GTGAGTTTAGTATATGGCATCTTATCGTTACTTGGCGTTTTATTTCTGGCGTGGCTCCTGAGCAGCAACCGCTCAGCCATCCAATGGCGGACGATCATCATCGGCATCTGCCTTGAATTTCTGCTGGTTCTTTTTGTATTGAAGGTTCCTTTTGGACAAACGGTCCTGAAGAAAGCCGCCCTCGGTGTTCAGAAGGTCATCGATTACAGCAATGAAGGAATCATGTTTGTGTTCGGAGGATTCTTTGAAAAAGGGACGAACATCTCCTTCGTTTTCGCCATCAATGTGTTAGGTGCGATCATCTTTATTTCAGCCCTGATTTCAGCTCTCTACTACTTACGGATCATCCCGTTTTTCGTAAAATATATCGGAATTGGACTCGGAAAAATCCTGGGTACGACAAAGGTGGAATCGTTTAATGCAATCGGGAATTCGTTTCTTGGATTGGCAGAAGCTCCCCTGTTGATCAAGCCTTATTTAGTAAAGTTGACTCGCTCCGAGCTTTTTGCCGTCATGGTCGGGGGAACGGCTTCAGCCAGCGGTGCCATCCTGATTGGATACTCGTTGATGGGGATCGATATGAAATTCCTTCTATTATCTGTATTCAGTGTTCCTATCGTATCCCTTGTCATCTCGAAGATCATCGAGCCGGAAACGGAAGAATCACAAACAAATGGAGACATTTCATTAGGGAAGACCACTCATACGAATGTATTTGAAGCAATCTCCGAAGGCGCACTGAGCGGAACTCAATTAGCGATTAACATTGGTGGATTACTGATTGCTTTCATCGGGATCCTTGCCGCCGTAAATGGATTATTAGGCCTCGTCGATACGAGCCTTTCAACGGTATTCGGGTACATCTTCTATCCACTGGCATTACTCGTCGGCATTCCGATGGATGAAGCATTCCGTGCAGCGTCCATCATCGGAACGAAGCTTTCTGTGAACGAGTTTGTCGCATACAAAGAACTTTCAGGAATGATGAGCGAGCTTTCACCAAAGACCGTGGCGATCCTTTCAGTCGCTCTATGTAATTTCGCCAACCTGTCTTCCATCGGACAGCTGATTGTCGGACTTGGTTCATTGGAACCTACGCAACGGCCGATGGTATCCAAGTTAAGCTTGAAAGCCATCCTTGCAGGGACCCTGGCAAGCTTCATCACTGCCATCATCATTAGTATATTTCTATAA
- a CDS encoding acyl-CoA thioesterase produces MREKKTMKETKTSKTTHVLPPDTNHHGTLFGGKLMAYIDDVASIAATRHARKPVVTASTDSVDFLQPIKVGDAVTLEAMVTYTGRSSMEICVKVTSEVLLTGETNVAAISFLTFVALEGNKPAIIPEVVPETEEEKWLNETAQNRAEHRKARKKHSEELAEFFRKAY; encoded by the coding sequence TTGAGAGAAAAAAAGACCATGAAAGAAACGAAAACCAGTAAAACGACCCATGTTCTTCCACCTGACACGAACCATCACGGTACGCTGTTTGGTGGAAAACTGATGGCCTATATAGACGACGTGGCCTCCATTGCCGCCACCCGTCACGCCCGCAAACCCGTCGTAACGGCTTCCACGGATTCCGTCGACTTCCTTCAGCCCATTAAAGTCGGCGACGCAGTTACACTTGAAGCGATGGTAACGTATACGGGGCGCAGCTCCATGGAGATTTGTGTGAAGGTGACTTCAGAAGTCCTTCTCACAGGAGAAACCAATGTGGCTGCCATTTCCTTCTTGACGTTTGTAGCCCTGGAAGGAAATAAACCGGCGATCATCCCTGAAGTCGTGCCGGAAACAGAAGAAGAGAAATGGCTGAACGAAACAGCCCAAAATCGTGCCGAGCACCGTAAAGCACGCAAAAAACATAGTGAAGAGCTGGCGGAATTTTTCCGTAAAGCGTATTAG
- a CDS encoding BMP family lipoprotein, with protein MKNIVSMFLLVLLIVAGCSTPMTEETSTEKQHSIGILLSDTGLGDGSFNDSAFRGLERARDELGILFDYREAPDGNFEGALQELVKQDHELVIGLGFSIQDALEKVAAENPDQQFLLIDGFSEMDNITSITFKEHEGSFLLGMVAAMKTKTGTIGFISGADVPVIARFEQGYIQGAKYINPSIKVLKDNANNFGDAELGRQIAEKQMKQGADFIYPAAGFTGVGAIQAAQKAGHLSGGVDSDQYFIAEKSVVTSMVKKVDNAVFNITNELITDGKISQHAYELGLKEDGVGLAPIRVTSLSPEETKKLEDAKNKIISGDISVKLP; from the coding sequence TTGAAGAATATAGTCAGTATGTTTCTTCTTGTCTTGCTTATAGTGGCAGGGTGTTCTACGCCTATGACGGAAGAAACCAGCACAGAGAAACAGCATAGCATCGGAATCCTGCTCTCGGACACAGGTCTTGGAGATGGATCATTTAATGATTCTGCCTTCAGGGGTCTTGAACGTGCCCGTGACGAATTAGGTATTTTATTCGATTATAGAGAAGCTCCGGACGGGAATTTTGAAGGGGCCCTCCAGGAACTAGTTAAACAGGATCATGAACTTGTGATTGGTCTTGGTTTTTCGATTCAGGATGCCCTTGAAAAGGTTGCAGCAGAAAATCCCGATCAACAATTCCTATTGATTGACGGTTTTTCAGAAATGGATAATATAACGTCGATTACGTTTAAGGAGCATGAAGGAAGTTTCCTTCTCGGTATGGTTGCCGCCATGAAAACCAAGACAGGAACGATCGGATTCATCAGCGGAGCCGATGTACCGGTCATCGCGCGCTTTGAACAAGGCTATATACAAGGAGCGAAATATATCAATCCTTCTATTAAAGTGTTAAAGGACAATGCCAATAACTTCGGTGACGCAGAACTGGGCAGGCAGATTGCAGAGAAACAAATGAAACAGGGCGCGGACTTTATTTACCCTGCTGCCGGATTTACAGGGGTCGGGGCCATCCAGGCTGCTCAAAAAGCTGGCCATCTTTCTGGAGGAGTCGACTCGGATCAATATTTCATTGCCGAAAAATCGGTTGTCACTTCCATGGTCAAAAAAGTAGACAACGCTGTTTTTAATATTACAAACGAACTTATCACCGACGGAAAAATCTCTCAGCACGCTTATGAACTTGGTCTTAAAGAAGACGGTGTCGGCCTTGCCCCGATTCGTGTCACCAGTCTGTCTCCGGAGGAAACAAAAAAACTGGAAGACGCTAAAAACAAAATCATCTCGGGAGATATCTCGGTCAAGTTGCCATAA
- a CDS encoding methyl-accepting chemotaxis protein, with product MPLKKRLLILGLIPLVLSTIIIGYIVSQLISLQNSAKEDVQVLLETETLRGDLIVTKQALSNYSVNSTEENKQMVESLLNETTAQITELKKLISVKDQKETLSSIESKFTELKSASDSALSEMNKAEIKRQSIRISGVLNDMHLLNKQTNDWYQGLLKENKNEIQFIVWASVIGFIVTIFLSLLASNLLTRRIVKPLNRMVENAEKLADGDLTITIDAVKEKNSRFEVDKLQTVFHHMVINLRSTVQSVHDIGSNVERFTQDVRSQMSSLTESSNQVALSTEELAKGSQSISEDIQSTASLMAVMGDDFARNVEQSAESSESSKVAMTSVGNGRTSLNKQQEFAGMIAESSSSIMNSVESFAQYTGEIENAAQAVREIADQTNLLALNAAIEAARAGDAGKGFAVVAQEVRKLAEDSSVATERIGSMVGNIKQGIQSIMDASHKGKTLSTQQVDSMTVTEQAFEEISGNVSTIFDNLSKLERGMIASSERTSQVIAAVENISAITEETAAGTEEISSSTEEQLRYFERMNEQVGELNKMTVDMKKELERFTL from the coding sequence ATGCCACTAAAAAAACGTTTATTGATCTTGGGGCTGATTCCCCTTGTCCTTTCAACCATCATTATCGGCTACATCGTTTCTCAATTGATTTCCCTCCAGAATTCTGCAAAGGAAGATGTGCAGGTACTGCTCGAAACGGAAACATTACGAGGGGATCTCATCGTTACGAAACAAGCCCTATCGAACTACTCGGTCAATTCGACGGAAGAAAATAAGCAAATGGTCGAAAGTTTATTGAATGAAACCACGGCTCAAATCACTGAGTTGAAGAAACTTATTTCCGTTAAAGATCAAAAGGAGACCCTGTCTTCCATAGAGTCCAAATTCACTGAACTGAAGTCGGCTTCGGATTCCGCTCTCAGTGAAATGAATAAAGCAGAGATCAAACGGCAGTCGATACGTATTTCCGGCGTTCTAAACGATATGCATCTACTGAATAAACAAACAAATGATTGGTACCAGGGTTTATTAAAAGAAAACAAAAATGAAATCCAATTCATCGTCTGGGCTTCCGTCATCGGTTTCATCGTGACGATCTTCCTCTCTCTTTTAGCATCGAACCTGCTTACCAGGAGAATTGTCAAACCATTGAACCGGATGGTAGAAAACGCTGAAAAATTGGCCGATGGGGATTTAACGATCACCATCGACGCAGTTAAAGAGAAGAACAGCAGATTCGAAGTCGATAAGCTGCAAACGGTATTTCACCATATGGTCATAAATTTGCGGAGTACGGTCCAATCTGTGCATGACATCGGATCCAATGTAGAGAGATTCACTCAGGATGTCCGCTCGCAAATGTCGAGTCTGACGGAAAGCAGCAACCAGGTGGCACTTTCCACAGAAGAGCTCGCAAAAGGAAGCCAATCGATTTCTGAGGATATCCAATCCACCGCTTCCCTTATGGCTGTGATGGGGGATGACTTTGCCCGGAATGTCGAACAGAGTGCAGAATCTTCCGAGAGCAGCAAAGTCGCCATGACCTCGGTCGGAAACGGTCGAACTTCCTTAAATAAGCAGCAGGAATTTGCCGGGATGATCGCCGAATCTTCGTCATCGATCATGAACTCGGTGGAATCCTTCGCCCAATATACGGGGGAAATTGAAAATGCCGCCCAGGCGGTCAGGGAAATTGCCGATCAAACGAACCTCCTTGCATTGAATGCAGCGATCGAAGCGGCCCGTGCAGGAGACGCCGGGAAAGGTTTCGCCGTTGTGGCCCAGGAAGTGCGGAAGCTTGCGGAAGACTCTTCCGTTGCAACAGAGCGGATCGGCAGCATGGTAGGGAACATTAAACAGGGCATTCAGTCCATCATGGATGCTTCCCATAAAGGGAAAACCCTTTCCACCCAGCAAGTTGATTCCATGACTGTGACGGAGCAGGCTTTTGAAGAGATTTCAGGAAATGTTTCTACTATATTCGATAATCTCTCCAAGCTCGAGAGGGGGATGATTGCTTCTTCCGAGCGAACCAGTCAGGTCATTGCCGCCGTTGAAAACATTTCAGCCATCACGGAAGAAACCGCTGCGGGTACAGAAGAAATTTCTTCATCCACGGAAGAACAGCTTCGATACTTTGAACGCATGAATGAGCAAGTTGGCGAATTGAATAAAATGACGGTAGACATGAAGAAAGAGTTGGAACGGTTTACCCTTTAG
- the mreBH gene encoding rod-share determining protein MreBH encodes MLSNSEIGIDLGTANILVYSKNKGIILNEPSVVAIDTENKTVLAVGTEAKSMIGKTPGKIVAVRPLKDGVIADFDVTTEMLKQVMKKASKKLGFSIRKPTVVVCTPSGATSVERRAIQDAVRGSGAKSVTLIEEPVAAAIGADLPVGEPVANVIVDIGGGTTEVAIISYGGVVSCNTIRIGGDQMDEDIVQYVRKRYNLLIGERTAELVKIEVGQALIDHEERTMDIRGRDLVTGLPKTIELSSNEIQDALKESLLHILETIRATLENCPPELSGDIVDRGVILTGGGALLNGLQDWLSQEIVVPVHLAPNPLESVAIGTGRSLSVIHKLQKVK; translated from the coding sequence ATGTTATCAAACTCTGAAATTGGGATCGATTTAGGAACTGCAAATATACTTGTTTATAGTAAAAATAAAGGAATTATACTTAATGAGCCATCAGTTGTGGCGATTGACACCGAAAACAAAACGGTATTGGCCGTTGGTACAGAAGCGAAAAGCATGATTGGGAAAACACCGGGAAAGATCGTGGCTGTACGCCCTCTTAAAGATGGTGTGATTGCCGACTTTGATGTGACGACTGAGATGCTGAAGCAAGTGATGAAAAAAGCGAGTAAAAAACTTGGATTCTCTATCCGTAAGCCGACCGTGGTCGTATGTACGCCTTCAGGTGCAACAAGTGTTGAAAGAAGGGCGATTCAGGATGCTGTGAGAGGAAGCGGTGCGAAATCCGTTACCCTTATCGAGGAACCTGTAGCTGCCGCGATCGGAGCAGACTTACCGGTTGGAGAGCCTGTTGCCAACGTCATCGTGGACATCGGTGGTGGAACGACGGAAGTGGCGATCATCTCTTACGGTGGTGTCGTTTCCTGTAACACGATCCGTATCGGTGGAGACCAAATGGATGAAGATATCGTCCAATACGTTCGTAAACGTTATAATCTCCTGATCGGTGAAAGAACGGCTGAATTAGTGAAAATCGAAGTCGGACAGGCTTTGATTGATCATGAAGAAAGAACAATGGATATCCGTGGACGTGATCTCGTCACTGGTCTTCCGAAAACGATTGAATTATCATCGAACGAAATCCAGGATGCATTGAAGGAATCCCTCCTTCATATCCTGGAGACAATCCGTGCGACACTGGAAAATTGTCCACCTGAACTGAGTGGGGATATCGTTGACCGCGGTGTGATCCTGACAGGTGGCGGAGCCCTATTGAACGGACTTCAAGATTGGTTGAGCCAGGAAATCGTTGTACCGGTTCACTTAGCTCCCAACCCGCTTGAATCAGTG